The bacterium DNA window GCAAGCGCATCCTCGATCATCTCGGCTTGCGCGCCAAGGATCCGGATTTTTCGCATTGGCAGAGCGTGGTGCGCAAGATCAAGCATCCGACGTCGTCCGTGCGCATTGTCATTGCGGGGAAATATGTCGAGGTCCGCGACTCGTATAAGTCCATTATCGAATCGTTCATTCACGCGGGTGCGCATCACGGCACCAAAGTTGAACTGAAGTGGATTGAGGCCGAAGAGTTTGAGCACGGCGACGCGACCGAACTTATGGCCGGAAGCTCCGGTCTGCTCGTGCCGGGCGGTTTCGGCGAGCGCGGTATCGAAGGTAAAATTGCCGCGGTGGAATATGCGCGAACGAAGAAGATTCCGTTTTTCGGCATCTGCCTAGGCATGCAGGCCGCGGTCATCGAGTATGCCCGCAACGTTTGCGGGCTGCGCCGAGCGCACTCAACCGAGTTCGCGCCGACGACGAAGTACCCTGTGATTGACTTGCTGCCTGACCAGCGCGGTCTGAAGCAGAAGGGCGCGACGATGCGATTGGGAAGCTATCCGTGTTTTCTTTCGCGCGGATCGCTCGCTCACGCCGCTTTCGGCGCGGACGCGATTACGGAGCGCCATCGCCATCGCTTCGAGGTGAACAATCGTTACCGGGAGCAGTTGGAGCAGCACGGGATGCGCTGCACGGGAATCTGGCCGGGCGGCGATCTGGTGGAGATCATCGAGTTGCCGGACCATCCGTGGTTCCTCGCCGTGCAATTCCATCCGGAACTGAAGAGTCGTCTGACTCAGCCGCACCCGCTCTTTCGTGATTTTGTGGGCGCCTGTTTGCAAGCGGGCGAGCCGCGCGTGAAAGATCACGCTCCGGCGAAAAAACTTGAAACTTTAATAGAGGAGTAGGAGTGCAGCGCACGCACAAAGCGACGCTCATTCCCGGTGACGGAATAGGCCCGTCGATCTCTGAGGCCGCTGTGGCCATCATGGAGGCGACGGGCGTTGTCATTCAATGGGAAGTTTGTCATGCCGGACTGGCCGCGATTGCGGCGGGCAAAGATCCGCTGCCGAAGGAAACCGCGGATTCGATTGATCGCACGCGCGTCGTGCTCAAGGGGCCGATCACGACGCCAGTCGGCGGTGGTTACAAAAGCGTGAACGTCACGCTGCGGCAGAAGTACAATCTATACGCCAACGTTCGCCCGTGCGTGTCGTTTGATGGTCTGGTGACGCCGTTCCCCAATACAGACATCGTCGTCGTGCGCGAGAATACCGAGGGCTTGTACACAGGTCAAGAGATGTACGTGGACCCGGAGAAACGGGCGGCCATTGTCGTGGCTTGCAATACCCGGTCCGCGATGGATCGAGTCTGCCGCTATACATTTGAATGGTCTCGTCAAAACGGCCGCAAGAAAGTCACGTGCATTCACAAGGCCAATATCTTGAAGATGTTTTCGGGTATTTTCCTTGAGAGCTTCCGCGAAGTAGCGAAGGATTTCCCCGACCTTGTCGCGGAAGAAAAGATCATTGACGCCGCTTGCATGGAGCTGGTGCGCAAACCGCGAATCTTTGACGTCATCGTCACGACCAATTTGTTTGGCGACATCATTTCCGATTTGACGGCGGGTCTGGTCGGCGGCTTGGGGGTCGCTCCCGGCGCGAATTATGGCGATAACGTTGCCATGTTCGAAGCCATTCACGGCAGCGCTCCGGATATTGCGGGCAAGGGTATCGCCAATCCGATTTCGCTCGTATTGGCCGGCGCGATGATGCTCAAGCACATCGGCGAGATTGAAGCGTCCGCAAAGGTTGACGCCGCGGTGCGCGCCGTCATCAAGGAAGGCAAGTATCTCACACCGGATCTGCTGCCGGGTTCCACACACGGCACCGCGGATCTGACGAAGGCAATCATTGAGCACATTCACTGACATCGGCGGCGAGTTTTTTCCGCTTGCGATCATCGCGGGCCCTTGTGTGATCGAATCGGAGGACCTGTGTTTGTTCGTCGCCGAAGAGCTGGCGGGCATCGCGGCGCGCACGGGCGTGCTGCCGATTTTCAAAGCGAGCTTTGACAAAGCCAATCGCACGTCGGCGTCGAGCTTTCGCGGTCCGGGCTTGGACGAAGGATTGCGCATCCTCGAAGAAGTGCGGAAGCAATCCGGTTTGCCGGTCACGACCGACATTCATCTTCCCGTGCAGGCCAAGGCCGCCGGTGAAGTCGTGGATATTTTGCAGATTCCGGCATTCCTTTGCCGCCAGACCGATATTCTCGTAGCCGCCGGCAACACGGGCAAACCTGTGAACGTGAAGAAAGGTCAGTTTGTCGCGCCGGAAGACATGCGCTTTGTGGCCGAGAAGATCGTTTCGACGGGCAACAGCCGCATCATGTTCACCGAGCGCGGAGCGAGCTTCGGTTATCGCGATCTCGTCGTGGACATGCGTTCGATTGTTAAGCTCGCCGATTTGGGCTACCCGGTCGTTTTCGATGCGACGCACAGCGTGCAGAAGATGGGGGGGGAAGGCGGCGGTATTAGTGGCGGTTCGCCGCGATTCATTGGTCCACTAGCCCGCGCTGCGGTGGCCACCGGCGCCGTTTCCGCCGTGTTCGTCGAAACACATCCGAATCCCGCGTCGGCATTGTCCGACGGTTCCAACATGCTGCCGCTGTCTGAACTCGAGAATTTGATCACAGGACTGGTGCGCATCGTTCAGGCGTTGCGCGCCGGAGAACAGGTATGAACTCTCCGCGCGATCGCATTCGCCTCAAAGGAATTCAGATTTACGCGCATCATGGCGCGCTTGAAGAAGAGCGGCGGCTGGGTCAGCTCTTTGAACTCGACTGCGAAGTCGCGGGCGACTTTGGTCGTGGCGGCAGCGGCGACGATCTCTACTGGACTGTGGATTACACGCTGCTCTTTCGCGAACTCGAGCGCACATTTCTGGCGGAGACGTACCGGCTGCTCGAAACCTGCGCGGCTGAACTTGCAGGCGCCGTGCTGGCGAAGTTTCCCGCTGTCGAGGAAGTTGTCATCCGCGTTCGCAAGCCGCACGTTCCCATGGGCGGCGTAATCAGCAACGTTGAAGTCGAAGTATCGCGCCAACGCAAGGATGATTGAGCACGTTTATATCGGCTTTG harbors:
- a CDS encoding CTP synthase, which encodes MSPQKSTRKVSRTKFVFITGGVVSSLGKGIASASIGRLLKARGLRVTMMKLDPYINVDPGTMNPYQHGEVYVTEDGAETDLDLGHYERFIDEDMTRGNNATTGQIYHTVISKERKGDYLGATVQVIPHITGEIIERMKAVTRGAKPYDVVLVEVGGTVGDIESLPFIEAIRQFGLELGPKNCVYIHLTLVPFIQTAQEVKTKPTQHSVKELREIGVQPDFLLCRTDRPLDRKVKDKIALFCNVGKDDVFDVPDVDTVYELPLILERGGMGKRILDHLGLRAKDPDFSHWQSVVRKIKHPTSSVRIVIAGKYVEVRDSYKSIIESFIHAGAHHGTKVELKWIEAEEFEHGDATELMAGSSGLLVPGGFGERGIEGKIAAVEYARTKKIPFFGICLGMQAAVIEYARNVCGLRRAHSTEFAPTTKYPVIDLLPDQRGLKQKGATMRLGSYPCFLSRGSLAHAAFGADAITERHRHRFEVNNRYREQLEQHGMRCTGIWPGGDLVEIIELPDHPWFLAVQFHPELKSRLTQPHPLFRDFVGACLQAGEPRVKDHAPAKKLETLIEE
- the kdsA gene encoding 3-deoxy-8-phosphooctulonate synthase, which encodes MSTFTDIGGEFFPLAIIAGPCVIESEDLCLFVAEELAGIAARTGVLPIFKASFDKANRTSASSFRGPGLDEGLRILEEVRKQSGLPVTTDIHLPVQAKAAGEVVDILQIPAFLCRQTDILVAAGNTGKPVNVKKGQFVAPEDMRFVAEKIVSTGNSRIMFTERGASFGYRDLVVDMRSIVKLADLGYPVVFDATHSVQKMGGEGGGISGGSPRFIGPLARAAVATGAVSAVFVETHPNPASALSDGSNMLPLSELENLITGLVRIVQALRAGEQV
- a CDS encoding NAD-dependent isocitrate dehydrogenase, giving the protein MQRTHKATLIPGDGIGPSISEAAVAIMEATGVVIQWEVCHAGLAAIAAGKDPLPKETADSIDRTRVVLKGPITTPVGGGYKSVNVTLRQKYNLYANVRPCVSFDGLVTPFPNTDIVVVRENTEGLYTGQEMYVDPEKRAAIVVACNTRSAMDRVCRYTFEWSRQNGRKKVTCIHKANILKMFSGIFLESFREVAKDFPDLVAEEKIIDAACMELVRKPRIFDVIVTTNLFGDIISDLTAGLVGGLGVAPGANYGDNVAMFEAIHGSAPDIAGKGIANPISLVLAGAMMLKHIGEIEASAKVDAAVRAVIKEGKYLTPDLLPGSTHGTADLTKAIIEHIH
- the folB gene encoding dihydroneopterin aldolase, which encodes MNSPRDRIRLKGIQIYAHHGALEEERRLGQLFELDCEVAGDFGRGGSGDDLYWTVDYTLLFRELERTFLAETYRLLETCAAELAGAVLAKFPAVEEVVIRVRKPHVPMGGVISNVEVEVSRQRKDD